In the genome of Agromyces sp. Leaf222, one region contains:
- a CDS encoding aspartate aminotransferase family protein → MTDTLIPETQTQTADAATASFVDRAGARHPLPDTAAEAQVRADDRAHVFHSWSAQALIDPLPIAAGEASTFWDYQGNAYLDFSSQLVNLNLGHQHPDLVAAIQQQAGRLATIQPSMANDVRGELARRIAEVAPGDLDKVFFTNGGADANEYAVRMARAVTGRRKVLSMYRSYHGGTATAISLTGDPRRWANEPSDGSVAHFMGPYAYRSSFHADSPEQEAERALAHLEQVITLEGANTIAAIILETIVGTNGVLVPPPGYLEGVRALADKYGIVYIADEVMVGFGRVGEWFAVNHFGVTPDLITFAKGVNSGYAPLGGVVISKRIAEHFDTVAFAGGLTYSGHPLACAPGVATFEVFERDGILERVRDLGSRVVEPRLREIAAKHPSVGEVRGLGLFWAIELVKDPATREPLVPFNAGGADAAPMGAVAAACKQAGLWPFVHFNRLHVAPPLVITEEELRRGLDIIDEALTVADTYVV, encoded by the coding sequence ATGACCGACACCCTCATCCCTGAAACGCAGACCCAGACGGCGGATGCCGCGACGGCGAGCTTCGTCGACCGCGCCGGCGCGCGGCATCCGCTGCCCGACACCGCGGCCGAGGCGCAGGTTCGCGCCGACGACCGTGCCCACGTGTTCCACTCCTGGAGCGCGCAGGCGCTCATCGACCCGCTGCCGATCGCCGCGGGCGAGGCCTCGACGTTCTGGGACTACCAGGGCAACGCGTACCTCGACTTCAGCTCGCAGCTCGTGAACCTGAACCTGGGCCACCAGCACCCCGACCTCGTCGCGGCGATCCAGCAGCAGGCGGGGCGCCTCGCCACGATCCAGCCGTCGATGGCGAACGACGTGCGAGGCGAGCTGGCCCGTCGCATCGCCGAGGTGGCCCCCGGCGACCTCGACAAGGTGTTCTTCACGAACGGCGGCGCCGACGCCAACGAGTACGCGGTGCGCATGGCGCGTGCCGTGACGGGCCGCCGCAAGGTGCTCTCGATGTACCGCAGCTACCACGGCGGCACCGCGACGGCGATCTCGCTCACGGGCGACCCCCGCCGCTGGGCGAACGAGCCGTCCGACGGGTCCGTCGCCCACTTCATGGGCCCGTACGCGTACCGCTCGTCGTTCCACGCAGACAGCCCCGAGCAGGAGGCCGAGCGTGCCCTCGCCCATCTCGAGCAGGTCATCACGCTCGAGGGCGCGAACACGATCGCGGCGATCATCCTCGAGACGATCGTCGGCACGAACGGCGTGCTGGTTCCGCCGCCCGGCTACCTCGAGGGTGTGCGCGCCCTGGCCGACAAGTACGGCATCGTCTACATCGCCGACGAGGTCATGGTCGGCTTCGGCCGGGTGGGCGAGTGGTTCGCCGTGAACCACTTCGGCGTCACCCCCGACCTCATCACCTTCGCGAAGGGCGTGAACTCGGGCTACGCGCCCCTCGGTGGCGTCGTGATCTCCAAGCGCATCGCCGAGCACTTCGACACGGTCGCGTTCGCCGGCGGCCTGACGTACTCGGGCCACCCGCTCGCGTGCGCACCGGGTGTCGCCACGTTCGAGGTGTTCGAGCGCGACGGCATCCTCGAACGCGTGCGCGACCTCGGTTCGCGGGTGGTCGAGCCGCGCCTGCGCGAGATCGCCGCGAAGCACCCGAGTGTCGGCGAGGTGCGCGGGCTCGGCCTGTTCTGGGCGATCGAGCTCGTGAAGGACCCGGCCACGCGCGAGCCGCTCGTCCCCTTCAACGCCGGTGGAGCGGATGCCGCGCCGATGGGCGCCGTCGCCGCGGCCTGCAAGCAGGCCGGCCTCTGGCCGTTCGTGCACTTCAACCGCCTGCACGTGGCCCCGCCGCTCGTGATCACCGAGGAGGAGCTGCGGCGCGGACTCGACATCATCGACGAGGCGCTCACCGTCGCCGACACCTACGTCGTCTGA
- a CDS encoding CoA-acylating methylmalonate-semialdehyde dehydrogenase has protein sequence MSITETASSPASTSGAPVIGHWVDGAHRASTSGRTAPVYNPATGAVQAEVALADQAEIDAAIASAHAGFLEWSGFSIAKRQTVLFAFRELLNSRKGELAAIITAEHGKVVSDAMGEILRGQEVVELATGFPHLIKGAYSENASSGVDVYSVKQPLGVVGIISPFNFPAMVPMWFFPIAIAAGNAVVLKPSEKDPSAALWLAELWKEAGLPDGVFTVLQGDKLAVDGLLTSPLVQSISFVGSTPIAQYIYETASKHGKRVQALGGAKNHMLVLPDADLDLVADQAVNAGYGAAGERCMAISVVLAVEPVADELIAKIAERIARLKIGNGAGIDAGDGKLREPDMGPLITDVHRDKVASYVDIAEADGATVVVDGRGLTVEGHEDGFFFGPTLLDRVPTTSRAYTEEIFGPVLSIVRVESYDEGLDLINSGQFGNGTAIFTNDGGAARRFQNEVQVGMIGINVPIPVPVAYHSFGGWKQSLFGDAKAYGVHGFDFFTREKAITSRWLDPATRGDSAHTGINLGFPQNH, from the coding sequence ATGAGCATCACCGAGACCGCCTCGTCGCCCGCATCGACGTCTGGAGCGCCCGTCATCGGGCACTGGGTCGACGGCGCGCACCGCGCCTCGACGTCCGGGCGCACGGCCCCGGTGTACAACCCCGCGACGGGCGCCGTGCAGGCCGAGGTCGCGCTGGCCGACCAGGCCGAGATCGACGCGGCGATCGCCTCGGCGCACGCCGGATTCCTCGAGTGGAGCGGCTTCTCGATCGCGAAGCGGCAGACCGTGCTGTTCGCGTTCCGCGAGCTCCTGAACTCGCGCAAGGGCGAGCTGGCCGCCATCATCACGGCCGAGCACGGCAAGGTCGTCTCCGACGCCATGGGCGAGATCCTCCGCGGCCAGGAGGTCGTCGAGCTCGCCACCGGCTTCCCGCACCTGATCAAGGGCGCCTACTCCGAGAACGCCTCGTCGGGCGTCGACGTCTACTCGGTGAAGCAGCCGCTCGGCGTGGTCGGCATCATCAGCCCGTTCAACTTCCCGGCGATGGTGCCGATGTGGTTCTTCCCCATCGCGATCGCCGCCGGCAACGCCGTCGTGCTGAAGCCGAGCGAGAAGGATCCGTCGGCCGCGCTCTGGCTCGCCGAGCTCTGGAAGGAGGCCGGCCTGCCCGACGGCGTCTTCACCGTGCTGCAGGGCGACAAGCTCGCCGTCGACGGCCTGCTCACGAGCCCGCTCGTGCAGTCGATCTCGTTCGTCGGCTCGACGCCGATCGCGCAGTACATCTACGAGACCGCCTCGAAGCACGGCAAGCGCGTCCAGGCGCTCGGAGGGGCCAAGAACCACATGCTGGTGCTGCCCGACGCCGACCTCGACCTCGTCGCCGACCAGGCCGTCAACGCCGGCTACGGCGCCGCGGGCGAGCGCTGCATGGCGATCTCGGTCGTGCTGGCCGTCGAGCCCGTCGCCGACGAGCTCATCGCCAAGATCGCCGAGCGCATCGCGAGGCTGAAGATCGGCAACGGCGCGGGCATCGACGCCGGTGACGGCAAGCTCCGTGAGCCCGACATGGGCCCGCTGATCACCGACGTGCACCGCGACAAGGTCGCCTCCTACGTCGACATCGCCGAGGCCGACGGCGCGACGGTCGTCGTCGACGGTCGCGGCCTCACGGTCGAGGGCCACGAGGACGGCTTCTTCTTCGGCCCGACCCTGCTCGACCGCGTGCCCACCACGTCGCGCGCGTATACCGAGGAGATCTTCGGCCCGGTGCTCTCGATCGTGCGCGTCGAGTCGTACGACGAGGGCCTCGACCTCATCAACTCCGGCCAGTTCGGCAACGGCACGGCCATCTTCACGAACGACGGCGGCGCCGCCCGCCGCTTCCAGAACGAGGTGCAGGTCGGCATGATCGGCATCAACGTGCCGATCCCCGTGCCGGTCGCCTACCACTCGTTCGGTGGATGGAAGCAGTCGCTCTTCGGCGACGCGAAGGCCTACGGCGTGCACGGCTTCGACTTCTTCACCCGTGAGAAGGCCATCACCAGCCGCTGGCTCGACCCGGCCACGCGCGGCGACTCGGCGCACACGGGCATCAACCTCGGCTTCCCCCAGAACCACTGA